A genome region from Taeniopygia guttata chromosome 5, bTaeGut7.mat, whole genome shotgun sequence includes the following:
- the TP53I11 gene encoding tumor protein p53-inducible protein 11 has product MAAKQPPPLMKKHSQTDLVSRLKTRKILGVGGEDDDGEVHRSKISQVLGNEIKFAVREPLGLRVWQLVSAVMFSGVAVMALAFPDQLFDAIFEEESVSSKTPIRLYGGALLSIALILWNALYTAEKAIIRWSLLAEACYFAVQFLVTTVSLAESSRIATGAVLLMVSRALFILISIYYYYQVGRRPKKV; this is encoded by the exons ATGGCGGCGAAGCAGCCCCCGCCGCTGATGAAGAAGCACAGCCAGACTGACCTGGTGAGCAGGCTGAAGACACGCAAGATCCTGGGCGTCGGTGGGGAGGATGATGACGGCGAGGTCCATCGATCAAAG ATTAGCCAAGTACTGGGAAATGAAATCAAGTTTGCAGTCCGGGAACCACTAGGACTCAG GGTCTGGCAGCTTGTTTCCGCCGTCATGTTTTCCGGGGTCGCTGTCATG GCCCTTGCTTTCCCTGACCAGCTCTTTGATGCCATCTTTGAGGAGGAATCGGTGAGCAGCAAGACTCCCATCCGGCTCTATGGAGGAGCCCTCCTCA gcATCGCGCTCATCCTCTGGAACGCCCTGTACACCGCCGAGAAGGCCATCATCCGCTGGAGCCTGCTGGCCGAGGCCTGCTACTTCGCCGTGCAGTTCCTGG ttACCACTGTCTCCCTGGCTGAGAGCAGCCGGATAGCCACAGGTGCCGTGCTTCTCATGGTCAGCCGAGCCCTCTTCATCCTCATCagcatttattattattaccaaGTTGGACGTCGTCCCAAGAAAGTCTAA